The region GCATAAGTCATAGCCGATCCGTAACTCTGTGGATCACTTTTCGGTAACGGCATCATTAGTAAAGAAGATTGCCATTGCCCGGATTCAGCATGAACAATTTTGCTGACTAGTCCCAGATTTCCGTGATCGACTTGTACTGGCAACTGAGTCAGCCAGATACCATTAGTAAGTAAAGCGTCTCGGCACGTTTCCATTACAGACTGTAATGTTGCGTATCGACTGTTGGTAAAATTGTTTTGCCCATCCTTCTGAGCTGGCTTTAACGATTGCTGAACCTTCAGCATTGCTCCTGCCAATTTGGTGATCTCCGGCGAACACAAATCAGTGTTAGTCATATACTCCTCCTGCAATAAGAAAAGCCCTTGTCCGATTATCGGACAGGGGCTTGTAATATGGGTGCGCTCTTATATTAATGATATATATCTGAAATGATTTGAAAAGCAGGGGGAGGTCTGTCTGGATTAATATTTATGTACGATAGTAGCAGTCGTCAGTCCTACATCCTCAAGCATATTGTCGCTGGCTGCAGCTATGCAAGCCAAATGGTCTGCGCGTTCGTTAAAACTGTTACCACTGTGACCTTTAACCCACAGCCATTCCACATTGTGACTATGGAGAGTTTCAAGCATTTCTTTCCACAAGTCTTGGTTTTCGACAGGCTTTCGGTTGCTTTTTTTCCATCCGTTAGTATTCCATTTGTCAATCCAGCCTTGTTTGAAGGCTTCAACTACATATTTAGAGTCTGACATAATCGTGATTAAACTTGGTGTAGAGATTACTTTTAGCGCTGCAATAACTGCTCGTAATTCCATTCTATTATTAGTTGTGCATGAGTATCCTTGGGCAAGTTCTATTGTGTCACCGTTTATCTGCATAATGGCTCCATAGCCACCGCAAGCATTATCAAA is a window of Desulfovibrio sp. UCD-KL4C DNA encoding:
- the rnhA gene encoding ribonuclease HI → MHTPICIYTDGSCLGNQFDNACGGYGAIMQINGDTIELAQGYSCTTNNRMELRAVIAALKVISTPSLITIMSDSKYVVEAFKQGWIDKWNTNGWKKSNRKPVENQDLWKEMLETLHSHNVEWLWVKGHSGNSFNERADHLACIAAASDNMLEDVGLTTATIVHKY